A single region of the Plutella xylostella chromosome 26, ilPluXylo3.1, whole genome shotgun sequence genome encodes:
- the LOC105395639 gene encoding uncharacterized protein LOC105395639, translating into MVKYIKPTPEFPYKITKRLNIISEPKEAYEDDEYRPEVTPYGVRKSALNGSSVERVKDLQWPDPRRMLMTKKMYKHRFSDGRLERMDKMIARANATPYVKLGKRSVDINEKESKKARWTQNDWNKRMGRINVLATPKPDYTPPPVERGEKIPLDDLMPRIEELAEPPEHRIHRRLSQESGYRDPIKVRRAALKYVISDRVKQLATPKIYQPT; encoded by the exons ATGGTGAAATACATAAAGCCGACTCCAGAATTTCCTTACAAGATCACCAAACGGCTGAATATAATTAGCGAGCCCAAGGAGGCATATGAAGACGATGAGTACAGGCCAGAAGTGACGCCATATGGGGTGAGGAAAAGCGCTCTGAATGGGTCGTCAGTGGAAAGGGTTAAGGACCTTCAGTGGCCTGATCCAAG aagAATGTTGATGACCAAGAAAATGTACAAGCACAGATTTAGCGACGGTCGTCTAGAACGTATGGACAAGATGATAGCCAGGGCTAACGCGACTCCTTACGTCAAACTGGGGAAGAGGTCTGTGGACATAAATGAGAAGGAGTCGAAGAAAGCTCGATGGACGCAGAATGACTGGAACAAACGCATGGGCCGCATCAATGTGTTGGCCACGCCTAAGCCTGACTACACTCCGCCGCCTGTTGAG CGAGGAGAGAAAATCCCTCTAGACGACCTGATGCCGCGCATTGAGGAGTTGGCCGAGCCCCCTGAACACAGGATCCACCGCCGTCTGTCACAGGAGAGCGGGTATAGAGACCCGATCAAG GTGAGACGCGCGGCCCTGAAATATGTAATATCCGACCGAGTGAAGCAGCTGGCTACACCCAAGATATACCAACCAACTTGA
- the LOC105392670 gene encoding probable isocitrate dehydrogenase [NAD] subunit beta, mitochondrial isoform X2 — MSFITRNVFRALVQGSQLSKGLHTSAVNGDKNVGCREVIGNWHENAKEGRIKCTLIPGDGVGPELVYSVQEVFKAANIPVDFEPFFFSEVNPTLSAPLEDVVNSIARNKICIKGILATPDFSHTGELQTLNMKLRSALDLFANVVHVKSLPNVKCRHHDVDCIIIREQIEGEYSALEHESVPGVVECLKIITRAKSERIAKFAFDYAVKLGRKKVTAVHKANIMKLGDGLFLKSCEEMSKMYPRIEFEKMIVDNCTMQMVANPNQFDVMVTPNLYGNIVDNLASGLVGGAGVVAGASYSADCAVFEQGARHVFSGAVGKNIANPTAMLMASANLLAHVNLSTYSRQLKQAVYTVLTDGKVRTKDLGGQNTTKDFTNAVIHCLT, encoded by the exons ATGTCTTTTATTACTAGAAATGTTTTCCGTGCTTTGGTTCAG GGTTCCCAGTTGAGTAAGGGTCTGCACACATCCGCGGTAAACGGAGACAAAAACGTAGGTTGTCGGGAGGTTATTGGCAACTGG CACGAGAATGCGAAGGAGGGCCGTATCAAGTGCACGCTCATCCCCGGGGACGGAGTGGGGCCCGAGCTGGTCTACTCCGTGCAGGAGGTGTTCAAG GCGGCGAACATCCCAGTGGACTTCGAGCCGTTCTTCTTCTCGGAGGTGAACCCCACGCTCAGCGCGCCGCTTGAGGACGTCGTCAACTCCATCGCACGGAACAAGATCTGCATCAAG GGCATCCTGGCCACCCCAGACTTCTCGCACACGGGCGAGCTGCAAACCCTCAACATGAAGCTGCGCTCAGCTCTGGACCTGTTCGCCAACGTG GTGCACGTGAAGTCGCTGCCCAACGTGAAGTGCCGCCACCACGACGTGGACTGCATCATCATCCGCGAGCAGATCGAGGGAGAGTACTCGGCGCTAGAACACGAGTCCGTGCCCG GCGTGGTGGAGTGCCTCAAGATCATCACGCGCGCCAAGTCGGAGCGCATCGCCAAGTTCGCGTTCGACTACGCGGTGAAGCTCGGCCGCAAGAAGGTCACGGCGGTGCACAAGGCCAATATTATGAAGCTCGGCGATGGATTGTTCCTTAAGAGTTGTGAGGAG ATGTCTAAAATGTACCCTCGCATCGAGTTCGAGAAGATGATCGTGGACAACTGCACCATGCAGATGGTGGCCAACCCGAACCAGTTCGACGTGATGGTCACCCCCAACCTGTACGGGAATATTGTGGACAATCTCGCCTCGGGATTGGTGGGAGGAGCCGGCGTGGTGGCTGGAGCGTCGTATAGCGCTGACTGCGCTGTGTTTGAACAG GGCGCCCGCCACGTGTTCTCCGGCGCGGTGGGCAAGAACATCGCCAACCCGACCGCCATGCTGATGGCGTCCGCCAACCTTCTCGCGCACGTCAACTTGAGCACGTACAGCCGCCAGCTGAAGCAGGCTGTTTACAC GGTACTGACCGACGGCAAGGTCAGGACGAAGGACCTGGGCGGTCAGAACACCACCAAGGACTTCACCAATGCAGTCATCCACTGCCTCACATAG
- the LOC105392684 gene encoding catalase-2: protein MKRVIFVLGVVCLTGVAWGLNSSDANVDAVSRQLFDFRFKKKRPDLLTTSAGQPVHLEQTVNINKVLLNNPYILESIKHAVNERTPNREVFSKGTGAYGYFEVTNDVTKYTKAKVFDTVGKRTKVLTRFGVSQTEKGGTDVSPIAGKSISFKMYTEEGNLDFLGLNTPVYFYRDPVLFREFLHAFRMNPKTNIRDGTSTLDFVTFNPISIHTMLWQLSEYGLPRGFRYMSAFPCHTYELYNDHGESFFVKFKFISELGFDSFSLAEASVISSFDPDFYIRDLYNSIEDGNFPAWRVEMDVLNTSNLKKLKFDPFDVTRIWPNGTYTTVEIGRVVLNQNVKNQFAEVEQAAYNPTNLVPGILEPPDQLFRGRVIAYNDAQIHRLGVNRNKIRVNCPMYARTYNRDGIPPVLDNEREAVNYYRNSFNGPVPLLDVDRPKRQLVIEQSSSVHLEDSWRFYNEVLVTEAQKQRLVNAMVLVAIRVPASVQKELVKLLNAIDPKLAVRYVVTFENVNNNVKLPQVVEDVDRKNPNPFSKITL from the exons ATGAAGCGTGTAATCTTTGTTTTGGGGGTAGTTTGCCTCACGGGAGTGGCTTGGGGCCTAAACTCCAGCGATGCAAATGTAGACGCGGTGTCTCGACAACTCTTCGACTTCAGGTTTAAGAAGAAG AGGCCAGATCTCCTGACCACGTCAGCGGGACAGCCAGTGCACCTGGAGCAGACAGTGAACATCAACAAAGTACTGCTCAACAACCCTTACATCCTGGAATCCATTAAACATGCGGTTAACGAGAGGACTCCCAACCGTGAAGTCTTCTCCAAGGGGACCGGCGCTTACGGCTATTTCGAAGTGACTAATGACGTCACGAAATACACCAAAGCGAAGGTGTTCGATACCGTTGGCAAGAGAACCAAAGTGCTAACCAGATTCGGGGTCTCGCAGACTGAGAAGGGAGGCACTGACGTGTCTCCAATAGCCGGGAAAAGTATTTCCTTCAAGATGTATACAGAGGAAGGAAATCTAGATTTTCTGGGTCTCAACACTCCGGTGTACTTCTACAGAGATCCGGTTCTCTTCAGGGAGTTCCTGCACGCTTTCAGGATGAACCCGAAGACCAACATACGGGACGGCACGTCGACCTTGGACTTCGTCACTTTCAATCCCATTTCCATTCACACGATGTTGTGGCAGCTATCTGAGTACGGTCTGCCGAGGGGCTTTAGGTACATGAGCGCATTCCCGTGTCACACGTATGAGCTCTACAACGACCACGGCGAGAGTTTCTTCGTCAAATTCAAGTTCATATCAGAGCTAGGTTTCGACAGTTTCAGCTTGGCAGAAGCCTCTGTAATCTCGAGTTTCGATCCGGACTTCTACATCCGAGATTTGTACAACTCGATCGAGGACGGCAACTTCCCCGCATGGAGGGTGGAAATGGACGTGTTGAACACATCGAACTTGAAGAAGCTCAAGTTCGATCCGTTTGACGTGACGAGGATTTGGCCCAACGGCACTTACACCACGGTGGAGATCGGGCGAGTGGTTTTGAACCAGAACGTAAAGAATCAGTTTGCTGAAGTGGAACAGGCAGCTTACAACCCGACAAACCTCGTGCCTGGTATACTGGAGCCTCCCGACCAGCTGTTCCGAGGGCGAGTGATAGCGTACAACGACGCTCAAATACACCGCTTGGGAGTCAACAGAAACAAGATCCGAGTCAACTGTCCTATGTACGCTAGAACTTACAACCGCGACGGTATACCTCCCGTGCTAGACAATGAGCGAGAAGCGGTTAATTACTACAGGAACTCCTTCAACGGCCCGGTGCCTCTGTTGGACGTGGACCGGCCGAAGCGTCAGCTTGTGATTGAGCAATCCAGCTCGGTGCATCTGGAAGACAGCTGGAGGTTCTACAACGAGGTGTTGGTGACCGAGGCTCAGAAGCAGAGGTTAGTGAATGCGATGGTGCTGGTGGCGATACGGGTGCCGGCCAGTGTGCAGAAGGAGTTGGTAAAGCTGCTGAACGCAATAGATCCGAAGCTAGCAGTGAGGTACGTGGTGACGTTCGAGAATGTAAACAATAATGTGAAGTTGCCACAAGTGGTGGAAGACGTAGATAGGAAGAACCCTAATCCGTTTAGTAAAATCACTTTGTGA
- the LOC105392670 gene encoding isocitrate dehydrogenase [NAD] subunit beta, mitochondrial isoform X4, whose translation MSFITRNVFRALVQGSQLSKGLHTSAVNGDKNVGCREVIGNWHENAKEGRIKCTLIPGDGVGPELVYSVQEVFKAANIPVDFEPFFFSEVNPTLSAPLEDVVNSIARNKICIKGILATPDFSHTGELQTLNMKLRSALDLFANVVHVKSLPNVKCRHHDVDCIIIREQIEGEYSALEHESVPGVVECLKIITRAKSERIAKFAFDYAVKLGRKKVTAVHKANIMKLGDGLFLKSCEEMSKMYPRIEFEKMIVDNCTMQMVANPNQFDVMVTPNLYGNIVDNLASGLVGGAGVVAGASYSADCAVFELVGLNSCIVMRAWYF comes from the exons ATGTCTTTTATTACTAGAAATGTTTTCCGTGCTTTGGTTCAG GGTTCCCAGTTGAGTAAGGGTCTGCACACATCCGCGGTAAACGGAGACAAAAACGTAGGTTGTCGGGAGGTTATTGGCAACTGG CACGAGAATGCGAAGGAGGGCCGTATCAAGTGCACGCTCATCCCCGGGGACGGAGTGGGGCCCGAGCTGGTCTACTCCGTGCAGGAGGTGTTCAAG GCGGCGAACATCCCAGTGGACTTCGAGCCGTTCTTCTTCTCGGAGGTGAACCCCACGCTCAGCGCGCCGCTTGAGGACGTCGTCAACTCCATCGCACGGAACAAGATCTGCATCAAG GGCATCCTGGCCACCCCAGACTTCTCGCACACGGGCGAGCTGCAAACCCTCAACATGAAGCTGCGCTCAGCTCTGGACCTGTTCGCCAACGTGGTGCACGTGAAGTCGCTGCCCAACGTGAAGTGCCGCCACCACGACGTGGACTGCATCATCATCCGCGAGCAGATCGAGGGCGAGTACTCGGCGTTAGAACACGAGTCTGTGCCCG GCGTGGTGGAGTGCCTCAAGATCATCACGCGCGCCAAGTCGGAGCGCATCGCCAAGTTCGCGTTCGACTACGCGGTGAAGCTCGGCCGCAAGAAGGTCACGGCGGTGCACAAGGCCAATATTATGAAGCTCGGCGATGGATTGTTCCTTAAGAGTTGTGAGGAG ATGTCTAAAATGTACCCTCGCATCGAGTTCGAGAAGATGATCGTGGACAACTGCACCATGCAGATGGTGGCCAACCCGAACCAGTTCGACGTGATG GTCACCCCCAACCTGTACGGGAATATTGTGGACAACTTGGCCTCGGGATTGGTGGGAGGAGCCGGCGTGGTGGCTGGAGCATCGTATAGCGCGGACTGCGCTGTGTTCGAACTGGTTGGTTTGAACTCTTGTATTGTTATGCGCGCCTGGTACTTTTAG
- the LOC105392670 gene encoding isocitrate dehydrogenase [NAD] subunit beta, mitochondrial isoform X3, giving the protein MSFITRNVFRALVQGSQLSKGLHTSAVNGDKNHENAKEGRIKCTLIPGDGVGPELVYSVQEVFKAANIPVDFEPFFFSEVNPTLSAPLEDVVNSIARNKICIKGILATPDFSHTGELQTLNMKLRSALDLFANVVHVKSLPNVKCRHHDVDCIIIREQIEGEYSALEHESVPGVVECLKIITRAKSERIAKFAFDYAVKLGRKKVTAVHKANIMKLGDGLFLKSCEEMSKMYPRIEFEKMIVDNCTMQMVANPNQFDVMVTPNLYGNIVDNLASGLVGGAGVVAGASYSADCAVFEQGARHVFSGAVGKNIANPTAMLMASANLLAHVNLSTYSRQLKQAVYTVLTDGKVRTKDLGGQNTTKDFTNAVIHCLT; this is encoded by the exons ATGTCTTTTATTACTAGAAATGTTTTCCGTGCTTTGGTTCAG GGTTCCCAGTTGAGTAAGGGTCTGCACACATCCGCGGTAAACGGAGACAAAAAC CACGAGAATGCGAAGGAGGGCCGTATCAAGTGCACGCTCATCCCCGGGGACGGAGTGGGGCCCGAGCTGGTCTACTCCGTGCAGGAGGTGTTCAAG GCGGCGAACATCCCAGTGGACTTCGAGCCGTTCTTCTTCTCGGAGGTGAACCCCACGCTCAGCGCGCCGCTTGAGGACGTCGTCAACTCCATCGCACGGAACAAGATCTGCATCAAG GGCATCCTGGCCACCCCAGACTTCTCGCACACGGGCGAGCTGCAAACCCTCAACATGAAGCTGCGCTCAGCTCTGGACCTGTTCGCCAACGTGGTGCACGTGAAGTCGCTGCCCAACGTGAAGTGCCGCCACCACGACGTGGACTGCATCATCATCCGCGAGCAGATCGAGGGCGAGTACTCGGCGTTAGAACACGAGTCTGTGCCCG GCGTGGTGGAGTGCCTCAAGATCATCACGCGCGCCAAGTCGGAGCGCATCGCCAAGTTCGCGTTCGACTACGCGGTGAAGCTCGGCCGCAAGAAGGTCACGGCGGTGCACAAGGCCAATATTATGAAGCTCGGCGATGGATTGTTCCTTAAGAGTTGTGAGGAG ATGTCTAAAATGTACCCTCGCATCGAGTTCGAGAAGATGATCGTGGACAACTGCACCATGCAGATGGTGGCCAACCCGAACCAGTTCGACGTGATGGTCACCCCCAACCTGTACGGGAATATTGTGGACAATCTCGCCTCGGGATTGGTGGGAGGAGCCGGCGTGGTGGCTGGAGCGTCGTATAGCGCTGACTGCGCTGTGTTTGAACAG GGCGCCCGCCACGTGTTCTCCGGCGCGGTGGGCAAGAACATCGCCAACCCGACCGCCATGCTGATGGCGTCCGCCAACCTTCTCGCGCACGTCAACTTGAGCACGTACAGCCGCCAGCTGAAGCAGGCTGTTTACAC GGTACTGACCGACGGCAAGGTCAGGACGAAGGACCTGGGCGGTCAGAACACCACCAAGGACTTCACCAATGCAGTCATCCACTGCCTCACATAG
- the LOC105392670 gene encoding probable isocitrate dehydrogenase [NAD] subunit beta, mitochondrial isoform X1, which translates to MSFITRNVFRALVQGSQLSKGLHTSAVNGDKNVGCREVIGNWHENAKEGRIKCTLIPGDGVGPELVYSVQEVFKAANIPVDFEPFFFSEVNPTLSAPLEDVVNSIARNKICIKGILATPDFSHTGELQTLNMKLRSALDLFANVVHVKSLPNVKCRHHDVDCIIIREQIEGEYSALEHESVPGVVECLKIITRAKSERIAKFAFDYAVKLGRKKVTAVHKANIMKLGDGLFLKSCEEMSKMYPRIEFEKMIVDNCTMQMVANPNQFDVMVTPNLYGNIVDNLASGLVGGAGVVAGASYSADCAVFEQGARHVFSGAVGKNIANPTAMLMASANLLAHVNLSTYSRQLKQAVYTVLTDGKVRTKDLGGQNTTKDFTNAVIHCLT; encoded by the exons ATGTCTTTTATTACTAGAAATGTTTTCCGTGCTTTGGTTCAG GGTTCCCAGTTGAGTAAGGGTCTGCACACATCCGCGGTAAACGGAGACAAAAACGTAGGTTGTCGGGAGGTTATTGGCAACTGG CACGAGAATGCGAAGGAGGGCCGTATCAAGTGCACGCTCATCCCCGGGGACGGAGTGGGGCCCGAGCTGGTCTACTCCGTGCAGGAGGTGTTCAAG GCGGCGAACATCCCAGTGGACTTCGAGCCGTTCTTCTTCTCGGAGGTGAACCCCACGCTCAGCGCGCCGCTTGAGGACGTCGTCAACTCCATCGCACGGAACAAGATCTGCATCAAG GGCATCCTGGCCACCCCAGACTTCTCGCACACGGGCGAGCTGCAAACCCTCAACATGAAGCTGCGCTCAGCTCTGGACCTGTTCGCCAACGTGGTGCACGTGAAGTCGCTGCCCAACGTGAAGTGCCGCCACCACGACGTGGACTGCATCATCATCCGCGAGCAGATCGAGGGCGAGTACTCGGCGTTAGAACACGAGTCTGTGCCCG GCGTGGTGGAGTGCCTCAAGATCATCACGCGCGCCAAGTCGGAGCGCATCGCCAAGTTCGCGTTCGACTACGCGGTGAAGCTCGGCCGCAAGAAGGTCACGGCGGTGCACAAGGCCAATATTATGAAGCTCGGCGATGGATTGTTCCTTAAGAGTTGTGAGGAG ATGTCTAAAATGTACCCTCGCATCGAGTTCGAGAAGATGATCGTGGACAACTGCACCATGCAGATGGTGGCCAACCCGAACCAGTTCGACGTGATGGTCACCCCCAACCTGTACGGGAATATTGTGGACAATCTCGCCTCGGGATTGGTGGGAGGAGCCGGCGTGGTGGCTGGAGCGTCGTATAGCGCTGACTGCGCTGTGTTTGAACAG GGCGCCCGCCACGTGTTCTCCGGCGCGGTGGGCAAGAACATCGCCAACCCGACCGCCATGCTGATGGCGTCCGCCAACCTTCTCGCGCACGTCAACTTGAGCACGTACAGCCGCCAGCTGAAGCAGGCTGTTTACAC GGTACTGACCGACGGCAAGGTCAGGACGAAGGACCTGGGCGGTCAGAACACCACCAAGGACTTCACCAATGCAGTCATCCACTGCCTCACATAG